A window from Pseudomonas sp. MRSN 12121 encodes these proteins:
- a CDS encoding type IV pilin protein, with amino-acid sequence MRRSNRGFTLIEIMIVIAIIGLVVTLSLPSITEYVKKTHRTQIAGLLSEQAQSLERFHSKAGVYSNAPGLSAGNDDYSITATLADQSFTLTATPKTDGMMAGDKCGEFTLAHTGAMANNNLADGVTSKDCWGR; translated from the coding sequence ATGCGCAGATCCAACCGAGGTTTTACCCTGATCGAAATCATGATCGTGATTGCGATCATCGGGCTCGTCGTCACCTTGAGCCTTCCCAGCATCACCGAGTACGTGAAGAAGACCCATCGCACGCAGATTGCCGGCCTTTTGTCCGAGCAGGCGCAGAGCCTCGAGCGTTTCCACTCCAAGGCCGGGGTCTACAGCAATGCCCCGGGCCTGAGCGCCGGCAACGATGACTACAGCATCACCGCGACCCTGGCCGACCAGAGCTTTACCCTGACGGCGACGCCGAAAACCGACGGCATGATGGCCGGCGACAAGTGCGGCGAATTCACTCTCGCCCACACCGGCGCCATGGCTAACAACAATCTGGCCGACGGCGTGACGAGCAAGGATTGCTGGGGACGCTGA
- the clpB gene encoding ATP-dependent chaperone ClpB — translation MRIDRLTSKLQLALSDSQSLAVGLDHPAIEPAHLMQALLEQQGGSIKPLLMQVGFDVNSLRKELSKELDHLPKIQNPTGDVNMSQDLARLLNQADRLAQQKGDQFISSELVLLAAMDENSKLGKLLLGQGVSKKALENAINNLRGGEAVNDANVEESRQALDKYTVDLTKRAEDGKLDPVIGRDDEIRRTIQVLQRRTKNNPVLIGEPGVGKTAIAEGLAQRIINGEVPDGLKGKRLLSLDMGALIAGAKYRGEFEERLKSLLNELSKQEGQIILFIDELHTMVGAGKGEGSMDAGNMLKPALARGELHCVGATTLNEYRQYIEKDAALERRFQKVLVDEPSEEDTIAILRGLKERYEVHHKVAITDGAIIAAAKLSHRYITDRQLPDKAIDLIDEAASRIRMEIDSKPEVLDRLERRLIQLKVESQALKKEDDEAAIKRLEKLQEEITRLEREYADLEEVWTSEKAEVQGSAQIQQKIEQSRQELEAARRKGDLNRMAELQYGVIPDLERSLQMVDQHGQSENQLLRSKVTEEEIAEVVSKWTGIPVSKMLEGERDKLLKMESLLHQRVIGQDEAVVAVANAVRRSRAGLSDPNRPSGSFMFLGPTGVGKTELCKALAEFLFDTEEAMVRIDMSEFMEKHSVARLIGAPPGYVGYEEGGYLTEAVRRKPYSVILLDEVEKAHPDVFNILLQVLEDGRLTDSHGRTVDFRNTVIVMTSNLGSAQIQELVGDREAQRAAVMDAVSTHFRPEFINRVDEVVIFEPLARDQIAGITEIQLGRLRARLAERELKLELSGEALDKLIAVGYDPVYGARPLKRAIQRWIENPLAQLILSGSFLPGATVTAQVENDEIVFA, via the coding sequence ATGCGTATAGACCGATTAACCAGCAAGCTGCAGCTGGCCTTATCCGATTCTCAATCCCTGGCGGTCGGCCTCGACCATCCGGCCATCGAGCCGGCGCACTTGATGCAGGCGCTGCTCGAACAGCAAGGCGGTTCGATCAAGCCGCTGCTGATGCAAGTGGGCTTCGACGTCAACAGCCTGCGTAAAGAGTTGAGCAAAGAGCTCGACCACTTGCCGAAAATCCAGAACCCGACCGGCGATGTGAACATGTCGCAGGATCTGGCGCGCCTGCTGAACCAGGCCGATCGCCTGGCGCAGCAGAAAGGCGACCAGTTCATCTCCAGCGAGCTGGTGTTGCTCGCGGCCATGGATGAAAACAGCAAGCTTGGCAAACTGCTGCTGGGCCAGGGCGTCAGCAAGAAGGCGCTGGAAAACGCCATCAACAACCTGCGCGGCGGCGAGGCGGTGAATGACGCCAACGTCGAGGAGTCGCGCCAGGCCCTGGACAAGTACACCGTCGACCTGACCAAGCGCGCCGAGGACGGCAAGCTGGATCCGGTGATCGGTCGCGACGATGAAATCCGCCGGACCATCCAGGTCCTGCAGCGCCGTACCAAGAACAACCCGGTGCTGATCGGCGAGCCTGGCGTGGGCAAGACCGCCATCGCCGAAGGCCTGGCCCAGCGCATCATCAATGGCGAAGTGCCGGACGGCCTGAAAGGCAAGCGCCTGCTGTCGCTGGACATGGGCGCGCTGATCGCCGGTGCCAAGTACCGTGGCGAGTTCGAGGAGCGCTTGAAGTCGCTGCTCAACGAGCTGTCCAAGCAGGAAGGGCAGATCATTCTGTTCATCGACGAGCTGCACACCATGGTCGGCGCCGGTAAAGGCGAGGGCTCGATGGATGCGGGCAACATGCTCAAGCCGGCGCTGGCCCGTGGCGAGCTGCATTGCGTCGGTGCGACCACGCTCAACGAGTACCGCCAATATATAGAGAAGGACGCGGCCCTCGAGCGGCGCTTCCAGAAGGTCCTGGTGGACGAGCCGAGCGAGGAAGACACCATCGCCATCCTGCGCGGCCTGAAAGAGCGTTACGAGGTGCACCACAAGGTGGCGATCACCGACGGCGCAATCATCGCCGCGGCCAAGCTCAGCCATCGCTACATCACTGACCGCCAGCTGCCGGACAAGGCGATCGACCTGATCGACGAAGCCGCCAGCCGGATCCGCATGGAGATCGACTCCAAGCCGGAAGTGCTGGACCGCCTGGAACGGCGCCTGATCCAACTGAAGGTCGAATCCCAGGCCCTGAAGAAGGAAGACGACGAAGCGGCGATCAAGCGCCTGGAGAAACTCCAGGAGGAGATCACTCGCCTGGAGCGTGAATACGCCGATCTGGAAGAAGTCTGGACCTCGGAGAAAGCCGAAGTGCAGGGCTCGGCACAGATCCAGCAGAAGATCGAGCAGTCCCGCCAGGAATTGGAAGCCGCGCGCCGCAAAGGCGACCTGAACCGCATGGCCGAGCTGCAGTACGGGGTGATCCCGGACCTGGAGCGCAGCTTGCAGATGGTCGACCAGCATGGCCAGAGCGAAAACCAGTTGCTGCGCAGCAAGGTGACCGAAGAGGAAATTGCCGAGGTCGTGTCCAAGTGGACCGGTATCCCGGTGTCGAAGATGCTCGAAGGCGAGCGCGACAAACTGCTGAAAATGGAAAGCCTGTTGCACCAGCGCGTCATTGGTCAGGACGAAGCCGTGGTGGCCGTGGCCAACGCGGTACGGCGCTCTCGCGCCGGGTTGTCCGATCCGAACCGGCCGAGTGGTTCGTTCATGTTCCTCGGCCCTACCGGCGTGGGTAAGACCGAGCTGTGCAAGGCGCTGGCCGAATTCCTGTTCGACACCGAAGAGGCGATGGTGCGAATCGATATGTCCGAATTCATGGAGAAGCACTCCGTGGCTCGGCTGATCGGTGCGCCGCCAGGCTACGTCGGCTACGAAGAGGGCGGTTATCTGACTGAAGCGGTACGTCGCAAGCCGTACTCGGTGATTTTGCTGGACGAGGTCGAGAAGGCTCATCCAGACGTGTTCAACATTCTGCTGCAGGTCCTGGAAGACGGGCGCCTGACGGACAGCCACGGGCGTACCGTGGATTTCCGTAATACGGTGATCGTCATGACCTCCAACCTCGGTTCCGCACAGATCCAGGAGCTGGTAGGGGATCGCGAGGCGCAGAGGGCAGCGGTGATGGATGCGGTGTCGACCCATTTCCGTCCGGAGTTCATCAACCGGGTCGACGAAGTGGTGATCTTCGAGCCATTGGCCCGGGATCAGATCGCCGGTATCACCGAGATCCAGCTGGGACGCCTGCGTGCCCGCCTGGCGGAGCGTGAGCTCAAGCTGGAGCTGAGCGGCGAGGCGTTGGACAAGCTGATTGCCGTGGGGTACGACCCGGTCTATGGCGCGCGTCCGCTCAAGCGGGCGATCCAGCGCTGGATCGAGAACCCGCTGGCGCAGTTGATCCTGTCTGGCAGCTTCCTGCCCGGCGCCACAGTGACCGCCCAGGTGGAAAACGACGAAATCGTCTTCGCCTGA
- the thiO gene encoding glycine oxidase ThiO produces the protein MAMQQQVVIVGGGVIGLLTAFNLASAGQRVVLLERSNVGQESSWAGGGIVSPLYPWRYSPAVTALAHWSQDFYPQLAEQLFASTGVDPEVHTTGLYWLDLDDEGEALAWARQEQRPLSAVDISAAHDAVPVLGSGFSRAIYMADVANVRNPRLVKSLKAALSALPAVTIHEQCEVSGFIRDAGRVLGVRTSQGEIHGDQVVLAAGAWSGELLQSLGLALPVEPVKGQMILYKCASDFLPCMVLAKGRYAIPRRDGHILIGSTLEHEGFDKTPTASALESLKASAVELIPALAGAEVVGHWAGLRPGSPEGIPYIGPVPGLAGLWLNCGHYRNGLVLAPASCQLFADLLLGREPIIDPAPYAPEGRI, from the coding sequence ATGGCAATGCAACAGCAAGTGGTGATTGTCGGCGGTGGCGTGATCGGCCTGCTGACGGCGTTCAATCTGGCGTCCGCTGGGCAGCGGGTGGTGCTGCTCGAGCGCTCGAATGTCGGCCAGGAATCTTCCTGGGCCGGCGGCGGCATCGTTTCGCCGTTGTATCCCTGGCGCTACAGCCCGGCGGTCACGGCGCTGGCGCACTGGTCGCAGGATTTTTATCCACAGCTGGCCGAACAGCTGTTCGCGAGCACCGGGGTCGATCCCGAAGTGCACACCACCGGCCTGTACTGGCTGGACCTGGACGACGAAGGCGAAGCGCTGGCCTGGGCCCGACAGGAGCAGCGGCCGTTGAGCGCGGTGGACATCTCGGCGGCCCATGATGCGGTGCCGGTGTTGGGTAGCGGCTTCTCGCGGGCGATCTACATGGCCGACGTCGCCAATGTACGCAATCCGCGTCTGGTCAAATCACTGAAGGCAGCACTGTCGGCCCTGCCGGCGGTGACGATTCACGAGCAATGCGAAGTCAGCGGGTTTATCCGCGACGCTGGGCGGGTCCTCGGTGTGCGGACCTCCCAGGGTGAAATCCATGGCGACCAGGTGGTGCTGGCGGCGGGCGCCTGGAGTGGCGAACTGTTGCAGAGCCTGGGCCTAGCGTTGCCGGTGGAGCCGGTCAAAGGCCAGATGATTCTCTATAAGTGTGCCTCGGACTTCCTGCCGTGCATGGTCCTGGCCAAGGGACGCTACGCGATTCCGCGGCGCGACGGCCATATCCTGATCGGCAGCACCCTGGAGCATGAAGGTTTCGACAAGACGCCCACCGCCTCGGCCCTGGAAAGCCTCAAGGCCTCGGCCGTCGAACTGATCCCGGCACTGGCCGGGGCCGAGGTGGTGGGGCACTGGGCGGGGTTGCGCCCGGGCTCGCCCGAGGGCATTCCCTATATCGGCCCGGTGCCGGGGCTGGCGGGGCTGTGGCTGAACTGCGGGCATTACCGCAACGGCCTGGTCCTGGCGCCGGCCTCCTGCCAGCTGTTCGCCGATCTGCTGCTGGGCCGGGAGCCGATCATCGACCCGGCGCCATACGCGCCTGAGGGGCGGATTTAG
- the pgeF gene encoding peptidoglycan editing factor PgeF, producing MSDWLIPDWPAPAGVKACVTTRAGGVSLAPFDSLNLGDHVDDDPRAVAENRRRLTDRFSMQPAWLQQVHGVDVVEADPSLVATADASWTSTPGIACTAMTADCLPVLFCDRSGTRVAAAHAGWRGLAAGVLEATLDSLNVAPAEVLAWLGPAIGPQSFEVGPEVREAFFRHLPLTEQAFVPSHNPGKFMADIYRLARLRLAACGVTAVYGGGFCTVSDPRFYSYRRSPRTGRFASLVWLER from the coding sequence ATGAGTGATTGGCTGATTCCTGACTGGCCCGCGCCGGCCGGGGTCAAAGCCTGCGTCACCACCCGTGCGGGCGGCGTCAGCCTGGCGCCGTTCGACAGCCTCAACCTGGGCGATCATGTCGATGACGATCCGCGGGCGGTGGCCGAGAACCGCCGGCGCCTGACCGATCGTTTCTCCATGCAGCCGGCCTGGTTGCAGCAGGTCCATGGCGTCGACGTGGTCGAGGCCGATCCTTCGCTCGTCGCCACCGCCGATGCCAGCTGGACCAGCACGCCGGGGATTGCCTGCACCGCGATGACCGCCGACTGCCTGCCGGTGCTGTTCTGCGACCGCAGCGGTACCCGCGTGGCGGCGGCCCATGCCGGTTGGCGTGGGCTGGCGGCCGGTGTGCTGGAGGCGACGCTCGACAGCCTGAATGTCGCCCCCGCCGAGGTCCTGGCCTGGCTGGGGCCGGCTATCGGCCCGCAATCCTTCGAAGTCGGGCCGGAAGTCCGTGAGGCTTTTTTCCGCCACCTGCCGCTCACCGAGCAGGCCTTCGTGCCGAGCCACAATCCCGGCAAGTTCATGGCCGACATCTATAGGCTGGCTCGCCTGCGTCTGGCGGCCTGTGGCGTCACCGCCGTGTATGGCGGTGGTTTCTGCACCGTGAGCGATCCCCGCTTCTATTCCTACCGCCGCAGCCCGCGCACCGGTCGGTTTGCCTCCCTGGTCTGGCTGGAACGCTAG
- the rluD gene encoding 23S rRNA pseudouridine(1911/1915/1917) synthase RluD, giving the protein MSDKIELRAEVPSELGGQRLDQVAAQLFAEHSRSRLSAWIKDGRLTVDGAVIRPRDIVHGGAVLELTAEQEAQGEWIAQDIELDIVYEDDDILVINKPAGLVVHPAAGHADGTLLNALLHHVPDIINVPRAGIVHRLDKDTTGLMVVAKTIQAQTQLVAQLQSRSVSRIYECIVIGVVTAGGKINAPIGRHGQQRQRMAVMEGGKQAVSHYRVLERFRSHTHVRVKLETGRTHQIRVHMAHINFPLVGDPAYGGRFRIPPAASPTMVESLKHFPRQALHARFLELDHPTTGERMSWESPLPEDFVWLLTLLKQDREAFVG; this is encoded by the coding sequence ATGTCCGATAAAATTGAACTTCGCGCAGAGGTGCCGTCCGAACTGGGCGGCCAACGCCTCGATCAAGTCGCCGCCCAATTATTCGCCGAGCACTCGCGCTCGCGCCTTTCCGCCTGGATCAAGGACGGCCGCCTGACGGTGGATGGCGCGGTGATCCGCCCGCGCGACATCGTCCACGGCGGCGCCGTGCTAGAGCTGACTGCCGAGCAGGAAGCCCAGGGCGAATGGATCGCTCAGGACATCGAGCTGGACATCGTCTATGAAGACGACGACATCCTGGTCATCAACAAACCGGCGGGCCTGGTGGTCCACCCTGCGGCCGGCCATGCCGACGGCACGCTGCTCAACGCCTTGCTGCACCACGTCCCGGACATCATCAATGTGCCGCGCGCCGGCATCGTCCACCGCCTGGACAAGGACACCACCGGCCTGATGGTGGTGGCCAAGACCATCCAGGCGCAGACTCAGCTGGTCGCCCAGTTGCAGAGCCGCAGCGTCAGCCGCATTTATGAATGCATCGTGATCGGTGTGGTCACCGCCGGTGGCAAGATCAACGCGCCGATCGGTCGTCATGGCCAGCAGCGCCAGCGCATGGCAGTGATGGAAGGTGGCAAGCAGGCCGTCAGCCATTACCGTGTGCTCGAGCGTTTCCGTTCCCACACCCATGTGCGGGTCAAGCTGGAAACCGGCCGGACCCACCAGATCCGCGTGCACATGGCGCATATCAACTTCCCGTTGGTCGGCGATCCGGCCTACGGCGGCCGCTTCCGCATTCCGCCGGCGGCGAGCCCGACCATGGTCGAGTCGTTGAAGCACTTCCCGCGCCAGGCGCTGCATGCGCGTTTCCTGGAGCTGGATCACCCGACCACCGGTGAGCGCATGAGCTGGGAATCGCCGCTGCCGGAAGATTTCGTCTGGCTGTTGACCCTGCTCAAGCAGGACCGCGAGGCCTTTGTCGGATGA
- a CDS encoding outer membrane protein assembly factor BamD — protein MQVKHLLLIAILALTAACSSKEVVDENLSEVELYQQAQTDLDNNSYTSATAKLKALESRYPFGRYADQAQLELIYANYKNAEPEAAKSAAERFIRLHPQHPNVDYAYYLKGLTSFDQDVGLLARFLPLDMTKRDPGAARDSYNEFAQLTSRFPNSRYAPDAKQRMIYLRNLLASYEIHVADYYLTRQAYVAAANRGRYVVENFQETPSVGDGLAVMTEAYQRLHLDELAATSLETLKLNYPDHPTLVDGQFVPRVAEADNRSWLSKATLGLIESRPPLPPGETRANQDVMKQYQDAKDAIPPELKPKDANGDAVEEERHEAEGNNDDRSWFSYMTFGVFD, from the coding sequence ATGCAAGTGAAACACCTGCTGCTGATCGCCATCCTCGCACTGACCGCTGCTTGCTCATCGAAGGAAGTCGTTGACGAAAACCTGAGCGAGGTCGAGCTGTACCAGCAGGCGCAGACCGACCTGGACAACAACAGCTATACCAGCGCCACGGCCAAGCTCAAGGCCCTGGAGTCGCGCTATCCGTTCGGTCGCTACGCGGATCAGGCACAGCTCGAACTGATCTATGCCAACTACAAGAACGCCGAGCCGGAAGCCGCCAAGTCGGCCGCCGAGCGTTTCATCCGCCTGCACCCGCAACACCCGAACGTCGACTACGCCTACTACCTCAAGGGCCTGACTTCCTTCGACCAGGACGTCGGCCTGCTGGCGCGCTTCCTGCCGCTGGACATGACCAAGCGCGACCCGGGTGCCGCCCGCGACTCCTACAACGAGTTCGCCCAGCTCACCAGCCGCTTCCCGAACAGCCGCTACGCGCCGGACGCCAAGCAGCGCATGATTTACCTGCGCAACCTGCTGGCCTCCTACGAGATCCACGTGGCTGACTACTACCTGACCCGTCAGGCCTATGTCGCCGCCGCCAACCGTGGCCGTTACGTGGTGGAGAACTTCCAGGAGACCCCATCGGTCGGCGACGGCCTGGCGGTCATGACCGAGGCTTACCAGCGCCTGCACCTGGACGAGCTGGCCGCTACCAGCCTGGAAACCCTGAAACTCAACTACCCGGATCACCCGACCCTGGTCGACGGCCAGTTCGTGCCACGCGTCGCCGAGGCGGACAACCGCTCCTGGCTGAGCAAGGCCACCCTGGGCCTGATCGAATCCCGTCCACCGCTGCCGCCGGGAGAAACCCGCGCCAACCAGGACGTGATGAAGCAATACCAGGACGCCAAGGACGCAATCCCGCCCGAGCTCAAGCCCAAGGACGCCAATGGCGATGCCGTCGAAGAAGAGCGGCATGAGGCTGAAGGTAACAACGACGATCGCTCCTGGTTCAGCTACATGACCTTCGGCGTGTTCGACTGA
- a CDS encoding sigma-54 dependent transcriptional regulator yields the protein MGPRQKVLIVDDDPGTREYLEISLGRMRRHTRSVCTLGEARRCLEREGFDLCLSDLHLPDGTGLELLEHIRHQQLPTSLAILSACALQETAAQALQAGAIDVLSKPVPLARLHKLLNDIRPEAISFASRTLLGDSAPMQALRGQIGKLAGSRAAIYISGESGSGKELVARALHDQGARASRAFVAVNCGAIPAELMESEFFGHRKGSFSGAVEDHPGLFQAAHGGTLFLDEVADLPLAMQVKLLRALQQKAVRRVGGHQEVQVDVRILCATHKPLLAEVQAGRFRQDLYYRLNVIELPVPPLRERRDDIEPLASAILERLARDNGQPPARLQAGALLALQGHDFPGNVRELENLLERAHTLCDNRLIERHDLRLASNSAYPAIAPGPGNVIDLEAHLQAIERRMLLQALEQTRWNRTAAARRLSLSLRSMRYRLKKLGLD from the coding sequence ATGGGTCCACGACAGAAAGTCCTGATCGTCGATGACGACCCAGGCACCCGCGAATATCTGGAAATCAGCCTCGGCCGGATGCGGCGCCATACCCGTAGCGTCTGCACCCTGGGCGAAGCCCGGCGCTGCCTGGAGCGTGAAGGTTTCGACCTGTGCCTGAGCGACCTGCACCTGCCCGACGGTACGGGGCTGGAACTGCTGGAACACATCCGGCACCAGCAATTGCCCACATCGCTGGCGATCCTCAGCGCCTGTGCACTCCAGGAAACCGCTGCCCAGGCCCTACAGGCCGGCGCCATCGACGTTCTGAGCAAACCCGTGCCCCTGGCCCGCTTGCACAAACTGCTGAACGACATCCGGCCCGAGGCGATCTCCTTCGCTAGCCGTACGCTGCTTGGCGACTCGGCGCCGATGCAGGCGCTGCGTGGCCAGATCGGCAAGCTGGCCGGCAGCCGGGCCGCGATCTACATCAGCGGCGAATCCGGAAGTGGCAAAGAGCTGGTCGCCCGCGCGCTCCATGACCAGGGCGCACGGGCCAGCCGGGCCTTCGTGGCGGTCAACTGCGGGGCCATTCCGGCGGAACTGATGGAAAGCGAGTTCTTCGGCCATCGCAAAGGCAGCTTCAGTGGCGCCGTCGAAGACCACCCCGGCCTGTTCCAGGCAGCGCACGGCGGCACGCTGTTTCTCGACGAGGTAGCCGACCTGCCATTGGCGATGCAGGTCAAACTGCTGCGCGCACTGCAACAGAAGGCGGTGCGCCGCGTCGGCGGGCACCAGGAGGTCCAGGTCGATGTGCGCATTCTCTGCGCCACCCACAAGCCGCTGCTGGCAGAAGTGCAGGCCGGGCGCTTTCGCCAGGACCTCTATTACCGCCTGAACGTGATCGAGCTGCCTGTCCCGCCTTTGCGGGAGCGCCGGGACGATATCGAACCGCTGGCCAGCGCCATCCTCGAACGCCTGGCACGCGACAATGGCCAGCCACCGGCACGGCTCCAGGCTGGAGCGCTGCTGGCTCTCCAGGGGCATGACTTTCCCGGCAATGTGCGCGAACTGGAAAACCTGCTCGAACGGGCACACACCCTGTGCGACAACCGGCTGATCGAACGCCACGACCTGCGCCTCGCATCCAATAGCGCATACCCGGCCATCGCGCCCGGGCCGGGGAACGTCATCGATCTTGAAGCACACCTGCAAGCGATCGAGCGCCGCATGCTCCTCCAGGCCCTGGAGCAGACCCGCTGGAACCGCACGGCGGCGGCCCGGCGTCTGAGCCTGTCGTTGCGTTCGATGCGCTATCGGCTGAAGAAACTGGGGCTGGACTAA
- a CDS encoding PP0621 family protein, giving the protein MLRLLFWIALIAAAVWLWRKFKQPTSGASAPREPNAAPMVRCAHCGVHLPRDRALSLEQQWYCSQGHLEQGPVSRQR; this is encoded by the coding sequence ATGCTTCGTTTACTGTTCTGGATCGCTCTGATTGCTGCCGCGGTTTGGCTCTGGCGCAAATTCAAGCAGCCGACTTCCGGCGCCTCCGCCCCTCGCGAACCCAACGCCGCCCCCATGGTGCGCTGCGCCCATTGCGGCGTGCATCTGCCCCGTGACCGGGCGCTGAGCCTCGAGCAACAGTGGTATTGCAGCCAGGGGCACCTGGAGCAAGGCCCGGTTTCCCGCCAGCGCTGA
- a CDS encoding fimbria/pilus outer membrane usher protein: MSFFQRKLSYRIGRRSWATCFMVLGLTSELPAAEFEFNDTFLKMDGAPINLKYFEKGSAVQPGTYNVDLYLNQTLIKRQDITFSADASGEVKPVVSFGLLKELGLNLKKAQEDGLISANLDEAAPVDVKAQITGADVNFDTTSLSLLFSIPQAYVQRVSRGYVDPSVWDNGITAFYSDYQANFSRNSSRGTNSDYHYLGLRNGFNLAGWRFRNESAVTGGSGTRSQFKSNRNYVERDVLRMKGKFSLGELYTPGEIFDSVRFRGAQIASDIGMLPDNEVGYAPVIRGIAETNATVEVRQSGYVIYSANVPPGAFEFTDIYPSGSNGDLQIRIIEADGRVREYQQSYAYQPIMTRRGNLRYSVTAGSYSYEGQPSPKFTQGTLVYGLTDNLTTYGGVLASPNYRAVNLGAGINSRIGGISLDITNSQSKPASGKSDKGQSARFLYSKTLTSTNTTFALAAYRYSTEGYRSFSQHVDDLMYRDQTRYGPQKNRVDIKVEQSLSHRSSLGVSLAETSYWRNQGRSRSWQMSFNSSFSDISYNLALSRTLGGAGSSADNQISASISMPLGSSRSSHRLNSNIVSSNNGQKSIQTGVSGYLNESNTLNYSVQSNNTKGSGNSAGAGLGWDTPSGRLGANYSQGRDEKHLDLNASGSVVVHGGGVTFGQSLGETFGILEVPEADDVGVSGWNAVRTNRKGYAVVPYMQPYRYNWLDLDTQTLGSDTEVTETSKMLVPTRGAIVKASYSAQTGRRVQFELTQETGKRVPFGAQGYDQEGKLLGMVDNLSRLLAFGIPDEGKIEVRWAEGSCKADYKLSPVNKKLAYERIQVPCRAPL, from the coding sequence GACATCACTTTCAGCGCCGACGCGAGCGGGGAAGTCAAACCTGTCGTTTCGTTCGGCCTGCTGAAGGAACTCGGGCTCAATCTCAAGAAAGCCCAAGAGGACGGCCTTATCAGCGCCAACCTCGACGAGGCCGCGCCCGTGGATGTGAAAGCGCAGATCACCGGCGCCGACGTCAACTTCGACACCACCAGCCTGAGCCTGTTGTTCAGCATTCCACAGGCCTATGTCCAGCGCGTATCCCGCGGCTACGTCGACCCTTCGGTATGGGATAACGGCATCACCGCCTTCTATAGCGACTACCAGGCCAACTTCAGTCGCAACTCCAGCCGGGGTACGAACAGCGACTACCACTATCTGGGCCTGCGCAACGGCTTCAACCTCGCTGGCTGGCGCTTTCGCAACGAATCGGCAGTCACCGGAGGCAGCGGCACCCGCAGCCAGTTCAAAAGCAACCGTAACTATGTGGAGCGTGATGTCCTGCGAATGAAGGGCAAGTTCTCCCTGGGCGAGCTGTACACCCCAGGAGAAATCTTCGACAGCGTACGTTTTCGCGGGGCGCAGATTGCCTCGGATATCGGCATGCTGCCGGATAACGAAGTCGGGTATGCCCCCGTGATCCGCGGCATCGCCGAAACCAACGCCACGGTCGAAGTGCGCCAGAGTGGCTATGTGATCTATTCCGCCAACGTGCCGCCGGGCGCCTTCGAGTTCACCGATATTTATCCCAGTGGCTCCAACGGCGACCTGCAAATCAGGATCATCGAGGCGGACGGTCGCGTACGCGAATATCAGCAATCCTATGCCTACCAGCCGATCATGACCCGACGCGGCAACTTGCGTTACAGCGTTACCGCCGGTAGCTACAGCTATGAGGGCCAGCCATCGCCAAAGTTTACCCAGGGCACCCTGGTCTATGGCTTGACCGACAACCTCACCACCTACGGCGGCGTATTGGCCTCCCCGAACTATCGCGCCGTCAACCTGGGCGCCGGTATCAACTCCCGTATTGGCGGTATTTCGCTGGACATCACCAATAGCCAATCCAAACCGGCAAGCGGCAAATCCGATAAAGGCCAAAGTGCACGTTTTCTGTACTCCAAGACCCTGACGAGCACCAACACCACCTTTGCCCTGGCCGCCTATCGCTATTCCACCGAAGGCTATCGCAGCTTCAGCCAGCACGTGGACGACCTGATGTACCGCGACCAGACCCGGTACGGGCCGCAGAAAAACCGGGTCGATATCAAGGTGGAACAGAGCCTGTCGCATCGCTCGTCGCTGGGCGTCAGCCTGGCGGAGACCAGCTACTGGAGAAATCAAGGCCGCTCTCGCAGCTGGCAGATGAGTTTTAACAGCAGCTTCTCGGACATCAGCTACAACCTGGCCCTTTCCCGCACCCTCGGTGGGGCAGGTAGCAGCGCGGACAACCAGATTTCCGCGTCGATCAGCATGCCCCTGGGCAGCTCGCGGAGCTCCCATCGACTCAACAGCAACATAGTGTCCTCCAACAATGGCCAGAAAAGCATACAGACCGGCGTCTCGGGCTATCTGAATGAGAGCAACACGCTCAACTACTCGGTGCAGTCCAACAACACCAAGGGCAGCGGCAACTCCGCCGGTGCCGGCCTGGGCTGGGATACTCCTTCCGGCAGGCTGGGCGCCAACTACAGTCAGGGCCGCGACGAAAAGCACCTCGACCTGAACGCCTCCGGGTCGGTGGTGGTTCACGGTGGCGGCGTCACCTTCGGCCAATCCCTGGGGGAGACCTTCGGCATTCTGGAAGTACCGGAGGCCGACGATGTGGGCGTATCGGGCTGGAACGCCGTGCGTACCAACCGCAAGGGCTATGCGGTGGTGCCCTACATGCAACCCTACCGTTACAACTGGCTGGACCTGGACACCCAGACCTTGGGCAGCGATACCGAGGTCACCGAGACCTCCAAGATGCTGGTCCCGACCCGCGGCGCAATCGTCAAGGCCAGCTATAGCGCCCAGACCGGACGCCGCGTGCAGTTCGAACTGACTCAGGAAACAGGCAAGCGGGTACCTTTCGGCGCCCAGGGCTATGACCAGGAAGGCAAGCTTTTGGGCATGGTGGATAACCTCTCCCGCCTGCTGGCTTTCGGCATTCCCGATGAAGGGAAGATCGAGGTCCGCTGGGCCGAAGGCTCCTGCAAGGCAGACTACAAGCTGTCGCCAGTAAACAAGAAGCTGGCCTACGAACGTATCCAGGTTCCTTGCCGCGCACCGCTGTAA